A genomic segment from Saprospiraceae bacterium encodes:
- a CDS encoding pyruvate carboxylase: MTANVNKFKKILVANRGEIAIRILRAAAELNLQTVAIYTYEDRYSLHRYKADEAYQIGSEDDPLKPYLDIEELLRVAKEHDVKAIHPGYGFLSENVDFSRRCQEEGIVFIGPDPEVMERLGDKVQAKKLARKANVPLIEDSREPLISAEIALKEAQHIGYPAIIKAAAGGGGRGMRVVWNDEELIREYHEAKGEAKTAFGDDTVFLERFIQNPKHIEVQILGDKYGNIVHLYERDCSVQRRFQKVVEIAPCATLKQETKDKLYAYALKLAHEVNYSHAGTVEFLVDQQENVFFIEVNPRIQVEHTITEEVTGIDLVRSQILIAMGYPLHHKTIFIRNQEDVQINGFAIQCRVTTEDPSNDFKPDYGTLIAYRSASGMGIRLDAGSAYPGAKISPFFDSMLVKVTAWGRTHKGAASRLHRALREFRIRGVKTNIGFLLNLLQNETFQSGAATVNFIKENPQLLTAPNWQDRGTKMLRYLANVIVNDNPDVKFKDKNKVFLKPIVPAFDNRQPYPKGMKDRLSEMGTDAFLTWLKAEQPIQYTDTTFRDGHQSLLATRMRTYDMLQVAESFARHHADDVFSMEVWGGATFDVSLRFLKECPWQRLRELRAAMPNMLLQMLLRGSNAVGYTAYPDNLIVKFIEEAAETGIDIFRIFDSLNWIEGMKISIKTVRERTNSIAEACLCYTGDILDKNQQKFTLDYYLDLAKRLEDEGAHIIAIKDMAGLLKPLAAEQLIAALKQTVDTPIHLHTHDTSSIQAATYLKAIEAGVDVVDVAIGALSGLTSQPNFNSVVAMMQEHERENKMNLHSLNQFSNYWEAVRQYYYAFETELRAGSADIYELEIPGGQYSNLRPQARGLGLEDQFETIKANYKSANELFGNIIKVTPSSKVVGDMAMFMTANNLSKEDVIKKGPTLAFPDSVKALMRGDLGQIEGGFPSEFQAMVLKGEQPYTDRPNAHLEPLDFDKEIKAFQQQFGEDLGIHDFLSYQLYPKVYQEYHAHYEEFGAVRNIPTTAFFYGLEPNEEIIVSLSAGKNILIKYLNMTEPDDLGNRLVIFQLNGQTRSVPLRDLKAKTEVIAHRKSASANEIGAPLQGSLSKILVNEGDVVKVNTPLFIIEAMKMESTITSPIAGTVKKVHLKEKNLVEQDDLVVELGE; this comes from the coding sequence ATGACGGCTAATGTCAATAAATTTAAAAAAATTTTAGTAGCTAACAGAGGAGAAATTGCCATCAGGATTTTGAGAGCTGCCGCTGAGCTAAATTTGCAAACTGTCGCCATTTATACCTACGAAGACCGATATTCTTTGCATAGATACAAGGCTGATGAAGCCTACCAAATTGGTTCGGAAGATGACCCACTCAAGCCCTATCTGGACATAGAGGAACTGCTGCGGGTGGCCAAAGAACACGATGTAAAAGCTATCCACCCCGGGTATGGTTTTTTAAGTGAAAATGTAGATTTTTCCAGGCGATGTCAAGAGGAAGGTATCGTTTTCATAGGCCCCGACCCAGAGGTAATGGAGCGCTTGGGGGATAAAGTACAGGCCAAAAAACTAGCCCGAAAAGCGAATGTGCCCCTAATTGAAGATAGCCGAGAACCCCTAATTAGCGCTGAAATCGCCCTTAAAGAAGCCCAACACATTGGCTACCCAGCCATTATCAAAGCAGCTGCGGGCGGAGGTGGACGAGGAATGAGGGTCGTTTGGAACGATGAAGAATTAATAAGAGAATACCACGAAGCCAAAGGAGAAGCTAAAACAGCTTTTGGAGATGATACGGTGTTCCTGGAAAGGTTTATCCAAAATCCGAAACACATTGAGGTTCAGATACTTGGAGACAAATATGGCAATATTGTTCACTTGTATGAACGTGATTGCTCTGTACAGCGCCGGTTTCAAAAAGTCGTTGAAATAGCACCCTGTGCCACATTAAAGCAGGAAACCAAGGATAAACTGTATGCCTATGCCCTCAAATTGGCACATGAAGTAAACTATAGCCATGCGGGCACAGTTGAGTTCCTAGTTGACCAGCAGGAAAATGTATTTTTCATTGAAGTTAATCCCCGTATACAGGTAGAGCATACGATTACAGAAGAAGTTACAGGCATCGATTTGGTACGGAGCCAGATTTTGATCGCCATGGGCTACCCACTACACCATAAAACTATCTTTATCCGTAATCAGGAAGATGTTCAAATCAATGGTTTTGCCATCCAGTGCCGCGTCACAACTGAGGATCCGTCCAATGATTTCAAACCGGATTATGGAACTTTGATTGCCTATCGAAGTGCTTCGGGGATGGGGATTCGCCTTGATGCAGGTAGTGCCTATCCGGGGGCCAAGATTTCGCCTTTTTTTGACAGTATGCTGGTTAAGGTTACCGCCTGGGGCCGAACCCATAAAGGAGCTGCCAGTCGCCTGCATCGGGCACTTCGCGAGTTTCGCATTAGAGGCGTAAAAACGAATATCGGTTTCCTGCTCAATTTATTGCAAAATGAAACCTTCCAAAGTGGAGCTGCCACGGTCAACTTCATCAAGGAAAACCCGCAATTATTAACTGCACCCAATTGGCAAGACCGAGGTACCAAAATGCTGCGTTACCTTGCCAATGTCATTGTGAATGACAACCCTGACGTCAAATTCAAAGATAAAAACAAGGTTTTTCTCAAACCAATCGTGCCTGCCTTCGATAATCGCCAACCCTACCCTAAGGGGATGAAAGACAGACTCTCTGAGATGGGTACTGATGCCTTTTTGACCTGGTTAAAAGCAGAACAACCCATCCAATATACCGACACGACCTTTAGAGACGGGCATCAATCCTTGTTGGCAACAAGGATGCGAACTTATGACATGTTGCAGGTGGCTGAAAGCTTTGCCCGGCACCATGCGGATGATGTTTTTTCGATGGAAGTCTGGGGTGGCGCTACTTTTGACGTCTCGCTTCGGTTTTTAAAAGAATGCCCTTGGCAACGACTCCGCGAGTTGAGGGCAGCCATGCCCAATATGCTACTGCAAATGCTATTGCGTGGTTCAAATGCAGTGGGATATACCGCCTACCCAGATAATCTTATTGTCAAATTCATCGAGGAGGCGGCCGAAACGGGGATAGATATTTTCCGCATTTTCGATTCACTCAATTGGATCGAAGGAATGAAAATCAGCATAAAGACGGTCAGAGAACGAACCAATTCCATAGCAGAAGCCTGTTTGTGTTATACGGGGGATATCCTGGATAAAAATCAACAAAAATTCACACTGGATTATTACCTTGATCTCGCTAAAAGATTAGAAGATGAAGGGGCGCATATCATTGCGATCAAAGATATGGCCGGCCTGCTCAAGCCCCTGGCCGCCGAGCAATTGATAGCAGCCCTTAAACAGACCGTTGATACACCCATTCACCTGCACACCCATGACACTTCTTCCATTCAGGCAGCCACTTACCTAAAGGCGATCGAAGCTGGCGTAGATGTTGTGGATGTAGCCATCGGCGCGCTTTCCGGCTTAACCTCCCAACCCAACTTCAACTCCGTGGTAGCCATGATGCAGGAACACGAGCGGGAAAACAAGATGAACCTCCATTCACTCAATCAATTCTCTAATTATTGGGAAGCTGTCCGGCAATATTATTATGCCTTTGAAACCGAGTTGCGCGCGGGTTCTGCGGATATCTATGAACTTGAAATTCCAGGGGGGCAATATTCCAACTTACGCCCACAAGCTAGAGGACTCGGACTAGAGGACCAATTTGAAACCATCAAAGCCAATTACAAAAGTGCTAATGAATTATTTGGCAATATTATAAAGGTTACCCCCTCTTCAAAAGTGGTGGGTGACATGGCCATGTTTATGACCGCTAATAACCTTAGCAAAGAAGATGTGATCAAAAAAGGCCCTACACTTGCTTTTCCGGATAGTGTAAAAGCCTTAATGCGGGGAGACCTTGGCCAAATCGAGGGTGGTTTTCCTTCCGAATTTCAGGCCATGGTGCTCAAAGGAGAACAACCTTATACCGATCGCCCCAACGCGCACCTAGAACCCCTTGATTTTGATAAGGAAATAAAGGCCTTTCAACAACAGTTTGGCGAAGATTTAGGTATCCATGATTTTCTATCTTACCAATTATATCCAAAGGTTTACCAAGAATACCATGCCCATTACGAAGAATTTGGTGCCGTCAGAAACATACCCACCACTGCCTTCTTTTATGGCCTGGAACCTAACGAAGAAATCATTGTGAGCCTATCAGCTGGTAAAAACATCCTGATCAAATACCTGAATATGACCGAACCGGATGACTTGGGTAATCGCCTGGTTATCTTCCAGTTGAATGGCCAGACTCGCTCGGTTCCACTGCGCGACCTCAAGGCCAAAACAGAGGTCATTGCGCACCGAAAATCGGCTTCAGCAAATGA